In Microbacterium enclense, one genomic interval encodes:
- the phnE gene encoding phosphonate ABC transporter, permease protein PhnE encodes MTSLTVPPRPRGRGMPWTAALVIVAVTVVMCLPGVGVGLDVAAIARNWQQGALRIVELLTPDWTFFPRTVGPILETLQMAVIGTAVGAAISLPVSFWAARPTNPFTPTRALVRGILNVIRAVPELVYAAVLVAMVGVGALPGILALVLFNVGIVVKLVSESIDATDAGPLEAGRAAGGTQAQINRTIALPDTWPTFVSQTLYVFELNVRASTVLGLVGAGGIGLLIDAVRTFYRYDQLSLVILEILVIVVVLDAVSDAIRRRLV; translated from the coding sequence ATGACCTCGCTCACCGTCCCGCCTCGTCCGCGCGGACGAGGGATGCCGTGGACCGCGGCGCTCGTCATCGTCGCGGTCACGGTGGTCATGTGCCTGCCGGGCGTCGGTGTCGGCCTCGACGTCGCGGCGATCGCGCGCAACTGGCAGCAGGGGGCGCTCCGCATCGTCGAGCTGCTCACCCCCGACTGGACGTTCTTCCCCCGCACGGTCGGTCCGATCCTCGAGACGCTGCAGATGGCCGTCATCGGCACGGCCGTGGGCGCGGCGATCTCGCTGCCGGTCAGCTTCTGGGCGGCCCGGCCCACCAATCCGTTCACCCCGACGCGGGCTCTCGTGCGCGGCATCCTGAACGTCATCCGCGCCGTGCCCGAGCTCGTGTACGCGGCGGTGCTCGTGGCGATGGTCGGGGTCGGGGCGCTGCCGGGCATCCTGGCGCTCGTGCTGTTCAATGTCGGCATCGTCGTCAAGCTCGTGTCGGAGTCGATCGACGCCACCGACGCCGGACCGCTCGAGGCCGGGCGCGCCGCGGGCGGAACCCAGGCGCAGATCAACCGCACGATCGCCCTCCCCGACACCTGGCCGACGTTCGTGTCGCAGACGCTGTACGTCTTCGAGCTGAACGTCCGCGCCTCCACGGTGCTCGGTCTCGTCGGCGCGGGCGGCATCGGCCTCCTCATCGATGCCGTCCGCACCTTTTATCGCTACGACCAGCTGTCGCTCGTCATCCTCGAGATCCTCGTGATCGTCGTGGTGCTCGACGCGGTCAGCGACGCGATCCGCCGGAGGCTCGTATGA
- a CDS encoding hydrolase, with translation MPRTVLILDFDGTVALGDGPLLAYARAVAAHAASADALVTAVAAHLAAPSGDAIDGYDVVRRVAVAAGIGDDALAAAYTASRAQLGTPEAPVTVAVGLAEFLRTTDAERLLVTNAPATRLDEALASLGLAGLFDRVVTDAAKPAGLEALLDSLDEGVPVLAIGDVWRNDLAPAHARGHATALVGGYPDPTAEPTYRAETLDELLPALAQWVATAHVPFSA, from the coding sequence GTGCCTCGCACCGTCCTCATTCTCGACTTCGACGGTACCGTCGCCCTCGGCGACGGCCCCCTGCTGGCCTACGCCCGCGCGGTCGCCGCGCACGCTGCATCCGCCGACGCCCTGGTCACCGCCGTGGCCGCCCACCTCGCCGCGCCCTCGGGTGACGCGATCGACGGCTACGACGTCGTCCGTCGCGTCGCGGTCGCCGCGGGGATCGGCGACGACGCGCTCGCCGCCGCCTACACGGCCAGCCGCGCGCAGCTCGGAACCCCCGAGGCACCGGTCACCGTCGCCGTCGGTCTCGCGGAGTTCCTGCGGACCACGGATGCCGAGCGCCTCCTCGTCACGAACGCCCCGGCGACGCGGCTCGACGAGGCTCTCGCGTCCCTGGGTCTCGCGGGGCTCTTCGATCGCGTCGTCACCGATGCCGCCAAGCCCGCGGGGCTCGAAGCGCTGCTCGACTCTCTCGATGAGGGCGTGCCCGTCCTCGCGATCGGCGACGTGTGGCGCAACGACCTCGCCCCGGCGCATGCCCGCGGTCACGCCACCGCCCTCGTCGGCGGCTACCCCGACCCCACCGCCGAACCGACCTATCGCGCCGAGACCCTCGACGAGCTGCTGCCGGCGCTCGCCCAGTGGGTCGCGACCGCTCACGTCCCTTTCTCCGCCTGA
- the phnC gene encoding phosphonate ABC transporter ATP-binding protein: MTTGSLTQGVEVQASAPWGIRLDGVSVRYPNGTMGLRDVSVDIAPGDLVAVVGLSGSGKSTLIRTINGLVPATSGTVEVGGRRIDGASGRRLRETRGHIGMVFQSFNLAGRTSVLNNVLVGRLAHTPLWRTLLGAYRPEDRQLAFEALERVGLLPKVWDRASALSGGQQQRVAIARALTQQPRIVLADEPVASLDPPTARGVMNDLRRINDDLGITVLVNLHLLDLAREYGTRMIGMRAGEIVYDGPAASATDADFAEIYGRSVTAADRLER; this comes from the coding sequence GTGACCACCGGTTCACTGACCCAGGGCGTCGAGGTGCAGGCCTCGGCGCCCTGGGGAATCCGTCTCGACGGTGTCTCGGTGCGCTACCCCAACGGCACGATGGGGCTGCGCGACGTGAGCGTCGACATCGCCCCGGGCGACCTGGTCGCCGTCGTCGGGCTCTCGGGCTCGGGCAAGTCGACGCTCATCCGCACGATCAACGGTCTTGTCCCGGCGACCTCGGGCACGGTCGAGGTCGGCGGACGCCGCATCGACGGAGCGTCCGGCAGGCGGCTGCGCGAGACGCGCGGACACATCGGCATGGTGTTCCAGAGCTTCAACCTCGCGGGACGCACGAGCGTGCTCAACAACGTCCTCGTCGGGCGCCTCGCGCACACCCCGCTGTGGCGGACGCTCCTCGGCGCCTACCGCCCCGAAGACCGGCAGCTCGCGTTCGAGGCCCTCGAGCGCGTGGGTCTGCTCCCCAAGGTGTGGGACCGGGCCTCCGCTCTCTCGGGCGGCCAGCAGCAGCGCGTCGCGATCGCCCGCGCGCTCACGCAGCAGCCGCGGATCGTGCTCGCCGACGAGCCCGTCGCGAGCCTCGACCCGCCCACCGCGCGCGGCGTCATGAACGACCTCCGTCGCATCAACGACGACCTCGGCATCACGGTGCTGGTCAACCTGCACCTGCTCGATCTGGCGCGCGAGTACGGCACGCGCATGATCGGCATGCGCGCCGGGGAGATCGTCTACGACGGGCCCGCGGCATCCGCCACCGACGCCGACTTCGCCGAGATCTACGGACGCTCCGTGACCGCCGCCGACAGGCTCGAGCGATGA
- a CDS encoding MurR/RpiR family transcriptional regulator, with translation MSAEVPVTARIAAVRNSLQPSERRVADLIVDEPDAVIELTAQQIADRVGVGRSTVVRACQTFGYRGYPQLRVALAAERGRRAVPPVAQDGALGGIRSAIDRIADDLRAATSLLDAEGVSEAVDAVVAARRLLVVASGLSAPVATDLAMRLTAVGRPAETIGDPIGQQIAARHLSPDDVCVVISGSGANEASLRAASAARTAGARVIALTSFSASPLTERADLSLVLASGGTFRDELEHTSRIAHAVFAEAFVDAVAAARAGEADLARARVLEILSDNLGDAG, from the coding sequence GTGTCCGCTGAGGTGCCCGTGACCGCCCGCATCGCCGCCGTGCGCAACTCTCTGCAGCCGAGCGAGCGGCGCGTCGCCGACCTGATCGTCGACGAACCGGATGCCGTGATCGAGCTGACCGCGCAGCAGATCGCCGACCGCGTGGGCGTGGGCCGCTCCACGGTGGTGCGCGCGTGCCAGACGTTCGGGTACCGCGGGTATCCGCAGCTGCGCGTCGCGCTCGCCGCCGAACGGGGGCGCCGGGCGGTGCCCCCGGTGGCCCAGGACGGGGCTCTCGGCGGCATCCGCTCCGCGATCGATCGCATCGCCGACGACCTGCGCGCGGCCACGAGCCTGCTGGATGCCGAGGGGGTCTCCGAGGCCGTAGACGCTGTGGTCGCTGCCCGGCGGCTGCTGGTCGTGGCCAGCGGCCTCTCGGCGCCGGTCGCCACCGACCTGGCGATGCGCCTGACCGCGGTGGGACGCCCCGCCGAGACCATCGGCGACCCGATCGGCCAGCAGATCGCCGCGCGGCATCTCTCGCCCGACGACGTCTGCGTGGTCATCAGCGGGTCGGGGGCGAACGAGGCGAGCTTGCGGGCCGCGTCCGCCGCCCGCACCGCCGGGGCGCGCGTGATCGCGTTGACGTCGTTCTCCGCCTCGCCGCTGACCGAGCGCGCCGACCTCTCGCTCGTGCTGGCCTCGGGCGGGACGTTCCGCGACGAGCTCGAGCACACCTCCCGTATCGCGCATGCCGTGTTCGCCGAGGCCTTCGTCGACGCCGTGGCCGCCGCGCGCGCGGGGGAGGCCGACCTCGCCCGCGCCCGCGTGCTCGAGATCCTGTCCGACAACCTGGGCGACGCAGGCTGA
- the phnD gene encoding phosphate/phosphite/phosphonate ABC transporter substrate-binding protein, with protein MNTRRLRLTTALAAAALASLTLAGCSGTAGADSAAPAADPSSLVLALVPSQDQANLVDTAKPLTDMLTEKLGIPVTGVVSKDYQAAVEAMGAGQAQIGFLPSLQLWQANDRYGASVVLQTERNGNITYPGQFMTNDPDKYCSTPVVERDGMSFCNGADALKGPAGLDSITKIAGAKVAVLGPGSPAGYIYPMLALKEAGVDIDSGFQKVPVTANDASVLAVYNGDAEVGFSFWDARTLVQKDKPDVGQKVVVFGLTNEIPNDGVAVSKDLSADLQNKISTALEEYSSTDEGSAALKAVYSITKLAPADPSSLDVVARAAQELGLQ; from the coding sequence ATGAACACTCGTCGTCTCCGCCTCACCACGGCGCTCGCCGCGGCAGCCCTCGCCTCCCTCACCCTCGCCGGCTGCTCCGGTACCGCCGGCGCCGACTCGGCCGCTCCCGCCGCCGACCCGAGCTCCCTCGTGCTCGCCCTCGTCCCCTCCCAGGACCAGGCGAACCTCGTCGACACCGCGAAGCCCCTCACCGACATGCTCACCGAGAAGCTCGGCATCCCGGTCACCGGCGTCGTGTCGAAGGACTACCAGGCCGCCGTCGAGGCGATGGGCGCGGGCCAGGCGCAGATCGGGTTCCTCCCGTCGCTGCAGCTGTGGCAGGCCAACGACCGTTACGGCGCCTCGGTCGTGTTGCAGACCGAGCGCAACGGCAACATCACCTACCCCGGCCAGTTCATGACGAACGACCCCGACAAGTACTGCTCGACGCCCGTCGTGGAGCGGGACGGCATGAGCTTCTGCAACGGAGCCGACGCGCTGAAGGGCCCGGCCGGACTCGACTCGATCACGAAGATCGCCGGTGCGAAGGTCGCGGTGCTCGGCCCCGGTTCGCCCGCCGGCTACATCTACCCGATGCTCGCGCTGAAGGAGGCCGGCGTCGACATCGACAGCGGCTTCCAGAAGGTGCCCGTCACCGCCAACGACGCCTCGGTGCTCGCGGTCTACAACGGCGACGCCGAGGTCGGTTTCAGCTTCTGGGACGCTCGCACCCTCGTGCAGAAGGACAAGCCCGACGTGGGCCAGAAGGTCGTCGTCTTCGGCCTGACCAACGAGATCCCCAACGACGGCGTCGCGGTGTCGAAGGACCTCTCGGCCGACCTGCAGAACAAGATCTCCACTGCGCTCGAGGAGTACTCCAGCACCGATGAGGGGTCGGCGGCACTCAAGGCCGTGTACTCGATCACCAAGCTCGCCCCGGCCGACCCGTCGTCGCTCGACGTCGTCGCCCGCGCCGCGCAGGAGCTCGGACTCCAGTGA
- a CDS encoding amino acid deaminase, whose amino-acid sequence MQNLDAAARLAGTDPASAIDSLPWLAAALAEDRTAARFAAWGRSTVIDENVGAAVLPRAVFDELHRRAGLEAEWPVGNAGVLHVYGYLLSLTPTPYGLKRERWVSGELERACGLEAGALLPWTSSETLLSRATAAASTLLARDDALTEQSEGRTARIALSIPTPGGTAALAYAVDGRIVTMFPVADPAALRAGLGAPRLRWNAA is encoded by the coding sequence GTGCAGAACCTCGACGCCGCGGCGCGTCTCGCCGGGACCGATCCCGCCTCCGCGATCGACTCCCTTCCCTGGCTCGCCGCCGCCCTCGCCGAAGACCGGACCGCGGCACGATTCGCCGCGTGGGGCCGCTCGACGGTCATCGACGAGAACGTCGGCGCAGCGGTACTCCCCCGGGCGGTCTTCGACGAGCTGCACCGTCGCGCGGGCCTGGAGGCGGAGTGGCCGGTGGGAAATGCCGGCGTGCTGCACGTATACGGCTATCTGCTGTCGCTGACCCCGACCCCCTACGGACTCAAGCGCGAGCGGTGGGTGTCGGGCGAGCTGGAGCGCGCGTGCGGACTCGAGGCCGGGGCGCTGCTGCCGTGGACGTCGTCGGAGACGCTCCTGTCACGCGCGACCGCGGCGGCCTCGACCCTGCTGGCCCGCGACGACGCCTTGACCGAGCAGTCGGAGGGCCGCACCGCCCGCATCGCGCTGAGCATCCCGACCCCCGGCGGCACCGCGGCCCTGGCGTACGCGGTGGACGGGCGGATCGTCACGATGTTCCCCGTGGCCGATCCCGCGGCGCTCCGAGCCGGTCTGGGCGCCCCGCGGCTGCGGTGGAACGCGGCCTGA
- the phnE gene encoding phosphonate ABC transporter, permease protein PhnE → MTVLAPVRSAALAVPARRRRPLRALSWVVVTVVVVAAFWSADITWSRLGDLPAEIVRYLGLMFLSPNWEKLPEALWQTWRSVEMAWIGTVLGILIATPLSLVAARGFGPAPVRVALRFVFSLVRAVPELVFAIIILSVTGLTPLTGALALAVGGVGTLGKWGYEAVENVAPGPIEAARAAGGSTAQVLRWGVWPQAAPTFFSFWLYRFEINVRASAVLGLIGVGGIGDMLTSYTQYREWSTVGMLLIVVVVVTVAIDAVSGRIRRRIMEGPRVR, encoded by the coding sequence ATGACCGTCCTCGCCCCCGTTCGCTCGGCGGCGCTCGCCGTGCCCGCGCGCCGACGTCGGCCGCTGCGCGCCCTGTCGTGGGTCGTCGTCACCGTCGTGGTCGTCGCCGCGTTCTGGTCGGCCGACATCACGTGGTCGCGGCTCGGCGATCTTCCCGCCGAGATCGTGCGTTACCTCGGTCTGATGTTCCTCTCACCGAACTGGGAGAAGCTCCCCGAGGCCCTCTGGCAGACCTGGCGCAGCGTCGAGATGGCGTGGATCGGCACGGTTCTCGGCATCCTGATCGCCACCCCGCTCTCGCTCGTCGCGGCGCGCGGATTCGGTCCGGCACCGGTGCGGGTCGCCCTGCGCTTCGTCTTCTCGCTCGTCAGGGCTGTTCCCGAGCTCGTCTTCGCGATCATCATCCTGTCGGTCACCGGCCTCACCCCGCTCACCGGGGCGCTCGCCCTCGCCGTCGGGGGAGTGGGCACGCTCGGCAAGTGGGGCTACGAAGCGGTCGAGAACGTCGCTCCCGGTCCTATCGAAGCGGCGCGGGCCGCGGGCGGATCGACCGCGCAGGTCTTGCGCTGGGGCGTCTGGCCGCAGGCGGCGCCGACGTTCTTCTCCTTCTGGCTCTATCGCTTCGAGATCAACGTCCGCGCCTCCGCCGTGCTCGGCCTCATCGGCGTCGGCGGCATCGGCGACATGCTCACCTCCTACACCCAGTACCGTGAGTGGTCGACGGTGGGGATGCTCCTGATCGTCGTGGTCGTCGTCACCGTCGCGATCGACGCCGTGTCGGGCCGCATCCGCCGCCGCATCATGGAGGGTCCCCGTGTCCGCTGA